The nucleotide sequence CAGGACGCGGGGCAGGCGGACGGGGTGGACCGCGCCGCCGGAGGGCGGGGCACCGGGGCCGACACGGCCCGCGGCCCGGCGGTGCCCGCCGACACCGCCGCCACCGAGCCGATCGCCGCCGCGGGCCTCGACGGGCACCGGGACGCCGAGGACGCGGACCACCACGGCGGCACCCCCACCGAGGCGATGTCCCGCCTCACCGACAAGGACCGCAGGGGCCCCGGCGGGTCCCGGAGCACCGAGAACGGAGGAGCATCGTGAACCGGGCGATCCGACACACCTGGGTGGCCGGCGTGGCGATCTTCACCGTGCTGCTCCTCGCGCTGACCTACGTGCAGTTCGTCGCGGCGCGCACCCTCGAGGCGCACCCGTGGAACAACCGCAGCCTCTACGACCAGTTCGGCGCGGACCGCGGGGCGATCCTCGTGGACGGGGACCCGAAGGCGTCCTCCGTGCCCTCGGAGGACGACTTCGAGTACCAGCGCGTCTACGCGGACCCGCTGACGTACGGGCACCTCACGGGCTACTTCTCCCTCGTCTACGGCGCCACCGGGCTCGAGGCGGCCCTCGGCGAGGAGCTCTCCGGCGCCTCCGACGAGCAGTTCTACGACCGCGTGGTCTCCATGTTCTCCGGGAACCAGCCCACGGGCGCGTCGGTCGAGCTCACCATCGACCCGGTGCTGCAGCAGACCGCGGCCGAGGTGCTCGAGGGCCGGAAGGGCTCGATCGTGGCCCTCGACCCGGAGACGGGCGCGATCCTCGCCATGGTCTCCACCCCGGGCTACGACCCCAACGAGCTGGCCTCGCACGACTCGGGCTCCGTGATCGCCGCCGCGGAACGGCTCAACGCGGACCCCGACGCGCCCCTCGTCAACCGGGCCGTCGCCGGTGACCTCTACGCCCCCGCCTCGACGTTCAAGATCATCGACACCGTGGCTGCCCTCGAGTCCGGGGACTACACCACGGAGACCCTGATCCCGAACCCCCAGGAGCTGCCCCTGCCCGCCACCGACGTGACCCTGCCCAACTACGTGGGCGGCGGCTGCACCGCCCGTGCGGAGGCGGACCTGGAGTTCGCGCTCGAGCAGTCCTGCAACACGCCGTTCGCCTCGATCGCCCTGGACCTCGGGGAGGACGCGATCCGGGAGACCGCCCGGAACTTCGGCTACGGGGAGCCCCTCTCCGTGCCGCTCAAGGTGACCCCGTCGGTGTTCCCCGAGGAGCTCAACGAGGCCCAGCTCGCGCTGTCCTCGATCGGCCAGTACGACGTGCGCACCACGCCCCTGCAGGTGGCCATGATGAGCGCCACGATCGCCAACAACGGCGTGCAGATGAAGCCCCAGCTCGTGCGCACCGTGCGCTCCGCCGACCTGTCCGTGATCGAGGAGCTCAACCCGGAGCAGCTGCGCCGTTCCACGAGCGCGGACGTCGCCGGGACCGTCTCGGACCTGATGGTGCAGGTCGTCGAGGACGGCATCGCCCGCGGCGCGGCCGTCCCGGGGGTCGAGGTGGCCGGGAAGACGGGCACCGCCGAGATCGGCTCGGACGAAGGCCTCAACGACTCCTGGTTCACGGGCTTCGCGCCGGCCGACGACCCCCAGGTGGCCCTCGCCGTCGTCTTCGAGGACGTGGACGTGGCGACGGGCGCCTCCCTGACCAGTCCCGGTGCCAAGCGACTCTTCGAGGCGGTGTTGAACAAGTGAGACCATCGTCGAGCACCGTCCTGGGCGGGCGCTACGCACTGACCGATCGGATCGCGATCGGCGGCATGGGCGAGGTGTGGAAGGCCAAGGACCGGGTCTTGGGCCGGAT is from Kocuria rosea and encodes:
- a CDS encoding peptidoglycan D,D-transpeptidase FtsI family protein translates to MNRAIRHTWVAGVAIFTVLLLALTYVQFVAARTLEAHPWNNRSLYDQFGADRGAILVDGDPKASSVPSEDDFEYQRVYADPLTYGHLTGYFSLVYGATGLEAALGEELSGASDEQFYDRVVSMFSGNQPTGASVELTIDPVLQQTAAEVLEGRKGSIVALDPETGAILAMVSTPGYDPNELASHDSGSVIAAAERLNADPDAPLVNRAVAGDLYAPASTFKIIDTVAALESGDYTTETLIPNPQELPLPATDVTLPNYVGGGCTARAEADLEFALEQSCNTPFASIALDLGEDAIRETARNFGYGEPLSVPLKVTPSVFPEELNEAQLALSSIGQYDVRTTPLQVAMMSATIANNGVQMKPQLVRTVRSADLSVIEELNPEQLRRSTSADVAGTVSDLMVQVVEDGIARGAAVPGVEVAGKTGTAEIGSDEGLNDSWFTGFAPADDPQVALAVVFEDVDVATGASLTSPGAKRLFEAVLNK